In Vanessa atalanta chromosome W, ilVanAtal1.2, whole genome shotgun sequence, a genomic segment contains:
- the LOC125075583 gene encoding uncharacterized protein LOC125075583: MEVPLKKKNYAQKYRKEWESLDEFQTWLKPLPGDDTKAFCSFCKAELLAKLVDLKRHVETKKHKQKMQIISGNQTIKFTAGEKFTNPKSRKAEGMLALYITEHSSVSCIDHLTDLVKLAFPDSKATDDLKMHRTKCTEVIKNVLAPHFVEELIEDIGQQKYRQYSLIIDESTDISTSKQLGIVIRYFSRKLKKVVSSFLSLEPLKTSDAVGIVEALFSCLQKYGLDKNKMVGLGTDNASVMTGINNGVFRILKNDIPNLILNRCTCHSLQLAVSHASEQTLPRNIEFLIRETYNWFSHSAKRKNEYQVIYETINCGESPLKILQVCDTRWLSIEPAVQRILAQWEELTLHFGLVRDRCYTADLLYSMYKDKSNYLYLLFLRSILNDVQIAVKTFESESANPLRLLNVLITLLRSVCNRILLPNVATTDKDFLNIDIDRNLNPVPYMGYLFESESERTSLTSDAVSAIKRRCIEFNVKLAKEIQQRLPTNYTVLELMSRLAPQTILCQGKDNSISELAKELGYNACKIDKILNQWHNICFVQWKNTNDVIKFWLEVDEHRNAAGINVFGELVDLAISALTLPHSNAGIERIFSVMNIVKNKLRNRMAGPLLNAIIFIRNRLKVTDAKCYNYELPQHVIAAIGKNTKYSYKIQPHPTTSSASASASSEVASASVNDDEVIEDITFDNLEL, encoded by the coding sequence ATGGAAGTTCCactcaagaaaaaaaattacgcaCAAAAGTATAGAAAAGAGTGGGAATCGCTAGATGAATTCCAAACCTGGCTTAAACCTTTACCTGGGGATGATACGAAGGCGTTTTGCTCATTTTGTAAAGCAGAATTATTAGCAAAATTAGTAGACTTGAAAAGACATGTTGAAACAAAAAAGCACAaacaaaaaatgcaaattatatcTGGCAATCAAACGATAAAATTCACGGCCGGTGAAAAGTTTACAAATCCAAAATCTCGCAAAGCTGAAGGAATGCTCGCTCTTTACATTACAGAACACAGTTCAGTTTCCTGTATTGATCATCTAACCGATTTAGTAAAATTGGCTTTCCCTGATTCCAAAGCAACGGATGACTTGAAAATGCATCGTACTAAGTGTACTGAAGTTATCAAAAATGTCTTGGCGCCACATTTCGTTGAAGAACTAATAGAGGACATAGGACAGCAGAAATACAGACAATACAGTCTAATCATTGACGAATCAACTGACATCAGTACGAGCAAGCAACTGGGCATTGTAATCAGGTATTTCAgtagaaaactaaaaaaagtcgTTTCTTCGTTTCTGTCTCTAGAACCACTTAAAACCAGCGATGCAGTCGGAATTGTTGAAGCCCTTTTTTCTTGCTTACAAAAATATGGcctagataaaaataaaatggttggaTTGGGAACAGACAATGCGTCAGTCATGACTGGAATTAATAATGGAGTGTTCAGAATACTGAAAAATGATATCCCAAATTTGATTCTTAACAGATGCACTTGCCACTCTTTGCAACTTGCAGTGTCACATGCGTCAGAACAGACGCTACCAAGAAATATTGAATTCTTGATTAGAGAAACCTACAATTGGTTTTCCCACTCTGCAAAACGTAAAAATGAATATCAAGTAATTTACGAAACTATCAATTGCGGAGAATCACCTTTGAAGATTTTGCAGGTATGTGACACGCGCTGGTTGTCCATTGAACCAGCAGTCCAAAGAATTTTGGCACAGTGGGAAGAACTGACTTTACATTTTGGGCTTGTGAGAGATCGATGTTACACTGCAGATCTATTATATTCTATGTACAAGGACAAATCTAATTACTTGTATTTGCTATTTTTGAGAAGTATACTAAACGATGTGCAGATCGCTGTGAAAACGTTTGAAAGCGAAAGTGCAAATCCTCTTCGATTATTAAATGTGCTGATTACACTTTTACGTTCAGTTTGCAACAGGATACTGTTGCCGAATGTAGCCACCACAGATAaggattttttaaacattgacaTCGACCGAAACCTTAATCCGGTCCCATATATGGGATACCTCTTTGAATCGGAAAGTGAAAGAACATCATTAACATCTGATGCTGTATCAGCCATAAAACGTCgatgtattgaatttaatgtgAAGCTAGCAAAGGAAATTCAACAGAGGCTGCCGACCAATTATACTGTGCTGGAGTTGATGTCAAGATTAGCCCCACAAACGATTCTATGCCAAGGTAAGGACAATTCCATTTCGGAACTAGCTAAAGAACTTGGCTATAATGCTTGTAAAATTGACAAGATATTGAACCAGTGGCACAACATCTGTTTTGTTCAGTGGAAAAACACAAatgatgttataaaattttggcTTGAGGTAGATGAGCACAGAAACGCAGCTGGAATAAATGTCTTTGGAGAACTAGTTGATCTTGCCATATCTGCGTTAACTTTACCCCATTCTAATGCGGGTATCGAAAGAATTTTCAGTGTCATGAATATTGTGAAAAACAAACTTCGGAACAGGATGGCTGGTCCACTTCTAAATGCCATAATATTTATCAGAAATAGACTAAAAGTTACTGATGCAAAATGTTACAATTATGAATTACCACAACATGTCATTGCAGCTATTGGCAAAAACACAAAGTACTCTTACAAAATTCAACCACATCCAACAACATCTTCAGCATCGGCGTCAGCGTCGTCAGAAGTAGCGTCTGCATCTGTGAATGATGACGAAGTTATAGAAGATATAACATTTGATAATCTTGAATTAtaa